From a single Lentisphaera profundi genomic region:
- a CDS encoding serine/threonine-protein kinase, producing the protein MEDSETIFDEMIPDLAAGIMEMDENIPDVFPLCDEIAENSNRYQNGSTIGQGGMKCISDSVDIITGRHVAMAHLKGHDSPELMESFFKEARLTARLEHPNIVPLYDMGYSEGGEAFFTMKKLGGRNLTELITEFSKEKNYKSLLPRIVDVMIKICDAIAYAHSRGVIHLDIKPDNIRIGDFGEVLICDWGLAKTLGDEDYELDEDLLPENFNTATLNGVLKGSPGYMAPEQVDRKRGQKDQRTDVYALGAILYELLCFHVPNEGSTVLDSLERTLCGDRKSPSCHQKSVPASLEAISLKALALERSDRYQNVQDFRDDLFKWLGGFATSAEELGFLGSLKLFIFRHRLASFFTLILLSLAGIFTYRINQEKQTAVEALELYTKEQKQKEIFGKEASPRLVGLATRALKTNDFETASEMISLAVEADPHHEYAWAIKARIDFIHSDLAEARRSLSLSAGKSQHHGVIDLEVFLLGRDQSKPDSLDLKDFRKLASRPNSKYDVVSAIIANINNFILEEQIELCQLLLQIKNGGRNLTHFSYEIKATELHVDLADNKALKNLTPLKYIPITHLNLSRNHELKGHELEQNPLVMIDLSRTNFSDWKTLFKIPSLKMIRINKGMKNNVPSLPENIKLEIVK; encoded by the coding sequence ATGGAAGACTCCGAAACTATTTTTGATGAAATGATTCCAGATTTGGCTGCGGGGATCATGGAAATGGATGAAAATATTCCCGATGTGTTTCCCTTGTGTGATGAGATTGCGGAGAATTCTAATCGCTATCAAAATGGTTCTACTATTGGTCAGGGAGGGATGAAATGTATCTCCGATTCGGTGGATATAATTACTGGTCGTCATGTTGCCATGGCACATCTCAAGGGCCATGATTCCCCTGAATTAATGGAGAGCTTTTTCAAAGAAGCGCGCTTAACGGCTCGACTTGAGCACCCCAATATTGTACCATTGTATGATATGGGTTATAGCGAGGGAGGTGAAGCCTTTTTCACGATGAAAAAACTGGGTGGGCGTAATTTAACTGAGCTTATCACCGAATTCTCTAAAGAGAAAAACTATAAATCATTGCTTCCCAGAATCGTCGATGTGATGATCAAGATTTGTGATGCCATTGCCTATGCGCATTCGCGTGGGGTGATTCATTTAGACATTAAACCAGATAATATTCGTATAGGTGACTTTGGCGAAGTTCTGATTTGTGATTGGGGCTTAGCGAAAACTCTTGGGGATGAAGATTATGAGCTTGATGAAGACTTATTACCAGAAAATTTTAATACGGCAACGCTCAATGGTGTGCTTAAGGGTTCGCCGGGGTATATGGCGCCTGAGCAAGTCGACCGCAAGCGAGGACAAAAAGATCAACGTACAGATGTTTATGCACTTGGAGCAATCCTCTATGAATTGTTGTGTTTCCATGTGCCCAATGAGGGGAGTACGGTATTAGATAGTTTGGAGCGGACTCTTTGCGGGGATCGCAAAAGTCCTTCGTGTCACCAAAAATCTGTTCCGGCGAGTCTGGAGGCGATAAGTTTAAAGGCTTTAGCTTTGGAGCGCAGTGATCGTTATCAGAATGTACAGGATTTTCGTGATGATTTATTCAAATGGCTAGGAGGTTTTGCGACGAGTGCAGAAGAGCTAGGTTTTCTGGGCAGTCTAAAGTTATTTATTTTCAGGCACAGGCTTGCGAGTTTTTTCACTCTCATACTCTTGTCCTTAGCCGGGATATTTACCTATCGGATTAATCAAGAAAAGCAAACGGCGGTAGAGGCCTTAGAACTTTATACAAAGGAACAAAAACAAAAAGAAATATTTGGTAAAGAGGCTTCGCCACGTTTGGTGGGATTAGCGACTCGAGCTTTGAAAACTAATGATTTTGAGACGGCGAGTGAAATGATATCTTTGGCAGTGGAGGCCGACCCCCATCATGAATATGCTTGGGCTATCAAGGCACGCATTGATTTCATCCATAGCGATTTAGCGGAAGCGCGTCGTTCTTTGTCCTTGTCAGCAGGAAAGTCCCAGCATCATGGAGTCATTGATCTAGAAGTATTTTTGTTAGGACGCGATCAAAGTAAGCCCGATAGTTTAGATTTAAAAGATTTCCGTAAACTGGCGTCGCGACCTAACTCTAAGTACGATGTCGTGAGTGCGATTATCGCAAATATTAATAATTTCATTTTAGAAGAGCAAATTGAATTGTGTCAGCTGCTTTTGCAGATCAAAAATGGTGGGCGAAATTTGACTCATTTTAGCTATGAAATCAAAGCAACAGAGTTACATGTCGACTTGGCGGATAATAAGGCTTTGAAAAATTTGACGCCTCTGAAATACATCCCCATAACGCATTTGAATCTGAGCCGTAATCATGAGCTTAAGGGCCATGAATTAGAGCAGAATCCTTTAGTAATGATAGATCTTTCAAGAACGAATTTTAGTGATTGGAAGACGCTGTTTAAAATACCAAGCCTTAAGATGATACGTATTAATAAGGGCATGAAAAATAATGTGCCTTCATTACCAGAAAATATTAAATTAGAAATAGTTAAATAA
- a CDS encoding sulfatase produces the protein MMKWIISFLYVFLSLSAQEKMNVVLLTVDDMNADSLGAFGCPVEGTSPQFDAFAEDAMRFNYAHVHATSCIPSRNIISSGKYLYNSGLEGFYQLPKDQVTFRTLPEVLQANGYFTMIRGKAHHSYPYVPYKRAFDIIFDDELKEKKLNIRQPKTFYDYTKKGVEAAKKAGKPFFYSMDIHDPHTPYYGLIKKKLTVGLNKEDKNNAPSRIFKTEEIVIPPFLPQTDKVRLEMAAYYSTVRRADDSIGKIIQALKDTGVYDSTIIIFLSDHGMPEPFGKTTNYYNGSHTPLTVRWPKHSQAGAIDNEHMIGAIDIFPSVLDMLGIEQEKDLDGRSFASILKGESQSDRDYVLTMYAENVGGNRQPTRSIITKDFGYIYNLWSDGERKFASATRGTLAYKEMERLAKEGDAHWQARLNLYTHRQPEELYNYHLDAHALKDLSASPEYAAKMAEMRNTLAKAMKQSGDPLYDLFMDRANEEAIQAHLDKVDKESNARKQQAIYSRSGKAKADKSKKKPSKSKSDEKRKKPKK, from the coding sequence ATGATGAAGTGGATAATTAGTTTTTTATATGTGTTTCTTAGTCTATCAGCGCAAGAAAAGATGAATGTAGTACTGCTTACCGTAGATGACATGAATGCGGATTCACTGGGAGCCTTTGGCTGTCCAGTCGAGGGGACCTCCCCTCAATTTGATGCTTTTGCGGAAGACGCAATGCGCTTTAATTATGCTCATGTTCATGCGACGAGCTGTATACCATCACGCAATATTATTAGTAGCGGAAAATACCTCTACAATAGTGGACTTGAAGGTTTTTATCAGTTGCCTAAAGACCAGGTTACTTTTCGAACTTTACCGGAAGTACTTCAAGCCAATGGTTATTTCACGATGATTCGTGGCAAGGCGCATCACTCTTATCCTTATGTCCCGTACAAGCGAGCTTTTGATATTATCTTTGATGATGAACTCAAGGAGAAAAAACTTAATATTCGTCAGCCTAAAACTTTTTATGACTATACAAAAAAGGGTGTGGAGGCGGCGAAAAAAGCTGGCAAGCCTTTCTTTTATTCGATGGATATCCATGATCCTCATACGCCCTATTATGGTTTGATAAAAAAGAAGCTTACGGTGGGTTTGAACAAGGAAGATAAAAACAACGCGCCAAGTCGAATTTTCAAAACTGAAGAAATTGTGATTCCGCCATTTTTACCACAAACGGATAAAGTGCGTTTGGAGATGGCCGCCTATTATTCTACTGTGCGTCGTGCGGATGATTCAATCGGCAAGATCATTCAAGCGCTGAAAGATACGGGTGTTTATGATAGTACGATCATTATCTTCCTATCAGATCATGGGATGCCTGAGCCTTTTGGAAAAACTACCAATTATTATAATGGCTCACATACACCTTTGACGGTGCGTTGGCCAAAACATAGCCAAGCAGGTGCAATTGATAATGAACACATGATTGGTGCGATCGATATTTTTCCATCCGTACTTGATATGCTTGGTATTGAGCAAGAGAAGGATTTAGATGGACGTTCATTTGCGTCAATTTTAAAGGGTGAAAGCCAAAGTGATCGCGATTATGTGTTGACCATGTACGCAGAAAATGTGGGAGGAAATCGTCAGCCAACACGATCCATCATCACTAAAGATTTCGGCTATATTTATAACCTTTGGTCAGATGGTGAACGTAAATTTGCTTCGGCAACAAGAGGGACGCTTGCGTATAAGGAAATGGAGCGTTTAGCGAAAGAAGGCGATGCTCATTGGCAGGCGCGACTTAATTTATATACTCATCGTCAGCCGGAGGAACTCTATAATTATCATTTGGATGCTCATGCACTTAAAGATTTGAGTGCGAGTCCTGAATACGCCGCGAAAATGGCCGAGATGCGAAATACTTTGGCCAAAGCCATGAAGCAAAGTGGTGACCCTTTATATGACTTGTTTATGGATAGAGCGAATGAAGAGGCGATCCAGGCTCATTTGGATAAAGTGGATAAAGAGTCGAATGCGCGCAAGCAGCAGGCTATCTATTCTCGCAGTGGGAAAGCGAAGGCAGATAAGTCAAAGAAAAAACCATCGAAAAGTAAATCTGATGAAAAAAGGAAAAAGCCTAAGAAATAA
- a CDS encoding DUF1559 domain-containing protein — protein sequence MKKFTLIELLVVVAIIGILVSLMMPSLSKARESARRVQCVNNQKNHSIAMFMSFDDNNQYYPANKIQDPNAAGNTERGSNWLGKKGTQNASITVVMRPLNQYLQKVSEDGEMPVAQCPSDKDEMDEYVKWGSSYYRNKDAVMNDPGDGDSASLTITDIISPSKLVTYGELGGIWIIPNTNRATKGQYYNHTDMGDTRWVLQFADGHVANTYVIPGDKGAVGDYLWINE from the coding sequence ATGAAAAAGTTTACCTTGATAGAGTTGCTAGTAGTCGTGGCAATTATTGGTATATTGGTTTCACTGATGATGCCGAGTTTAAGCAAAGCACGAGAAAGTGCGCGCAGGGTGCAGTGCGTTAACAATCAGAAAAATCACTCGATAGCGATGTTTATGTCTTTCGATGATAATAATCAATATTATCCTGCAAATAAAATTCAGGATCCTAATGCAGCAGGCAATACAGAGCGTGGGAGTAATTGGCTAGGGAAAAAGGGTACGCAAAATGCATCAATCACCGTTGTGATGCGTCCGCTAAATCAGTATTTACAAAAAGTGAGCGAAGATGGAGAAATGCCAGTGGCACAATGTCCGTCTGATAAAGATGAAATGGATGAATATGTCAAATGGGGCTCATCCTATTATCGCAATAAAGACGCCGTGATGAATGATCCAGGAGATGGTGACTCAGCCTCGCTTACGATTACCGATATCATAAGTCCCTCAAAGCTTGTTACATATGGGGAATTGGGAGGAATTTGGATTATTCCCAATACAAATAGAGCGACGAAAGGGCAATATTATAATCATACAGATATGGGAGATACCCGCTGGGTACTACAATTTGCTGATGGACATGTGGCGAATACATATGTTATTCCTGGAGATAAAGGTGCCGTGGGTGATTATCTTTGGATTAATGAATAA
- a CDS encoding sulfatase-like hydrolase/transferase, producing MKRFLILIIFCSAFASAAKKPNIIMIFADDMHYGALGVTGSIKTKAKTPHIDSIFNEGVRFPNGYASHATCAPSRAGLLTGRYQARFDLETLPGGTEERKKVGYGLKTSEIMIPALMKKGGYKTCAIGKWHVGSGKEFQPNARGFDHWFGYRGSCGFYQFKSQNLAAKKGKDLSPVSADEKPILDIVRNGESLRLEGYLTDHFTNEASKWIKDNKEGPFFMYFAPYNVHGPDIVPSKYIPKGGTGHDGVIAALDASVGHILKAVKDAGIEENTVVVFSNDNGGKKDYSTIFRGNKATFYEGGVRVPFAIKWPKVIKPGTEYDGLVSTLDMLPTFVSLAKVALPSDRQYDGQDILAVIAGDAKDSRESHFWRNGGARAARVGDWKLLWLGDKKKHKALLKKLGITHVKGRGATYAERADELYLTPELYNLKKDPKEERDLAQANPEKLQEMIKHYKAWEATIPKWRE from the coding sequence ATGAAACGCTTTTTGATTCTCATTATTTTTTGTTCAGCTTTTGCGAGCGCGGCAAAAAAGCCCAATATTATTATGATTTTTGCCGATGATATGCATTATGGCGCGCTAGGTGTAACTGGGTCGATTAAGACAAAAGCCAAGACACCACATATTGACAGCATTTTTAATGAAGGGGTACGTTTCCCTAATGGCTATGCGAGCCACGCTACTTGTGCCCCTAGTCGTGCAGGTTTACTCACAGGGCGATATCAGGCACGTTTTGATTTGGAGACTCTTCCAGGAGGAACTGAGGAGCGAAAAAAAGTAGGCTATGGGCTGAAGACTTCTGAAATTATGATTCCTGCCTTGATGAAAAAAGGAGGGTATAAAACCTGTGCGATAGGAAAATGGCATGTGGGTTCAGGTAAGGAATTTCAACCGAATGCTCGAGGTTTTGATCATTGGTTTGGCTATCGTGGATCCTGTGGATTTTATCAATTCAAGAGTCAGAATTTAGCCGCTAAGAAAGGTAAAGACTTAAGTCCCGTGTCAGCAGATGAAAAGCCGATTTTAGATATTGTTCGCAATGGAGAATCACTTCGCTTAGAGGGCTACTTAACGGATCACTTTACAAACGAAGCAAGTAAATGGATTAAAGATAATAAAGAAGGCCCCTTCTTTATGTATTTTGCACCCTATAATGTTCATGGACCTGATATAGTTCCCAGTAAATATATCCCGAAAGGCGGGACGGGACATGATGGTGTGATTGCCGCCCTTGATGCTTCAGTAGGTCATATTTTAAAAGCTGTCAAAGACGCGGGAATAGAAGAAAATACAGTGGTAGTTTTTAGTAATGATAATGGCGGTAAAAAAGACTACTCGACAATATTTAGAGGCAACAAAGCAACTTTTTATGAAGGCGGTGTGAGAGTTCCGTTTGCGATTAAATGGCCAAAAGTAATCAAGCCAGGAACGGAGTACGACGGGCTTGTTTCGACATTGGATATGTTGCCTACTTTTGTGAGTCTCGCAAAGGTTGCCTTGCCAAGTGATCGTCAATATGACGGGCAGGATATACTGGCAGTTATAGCAGGGGATGCGAAGGATAGTCGTGAATCTCATTTTTGGAGGAATGGAGGTGCACGTGCAGCACGAGTGGGTGACTGGAAATTGCTATGGTTAGGTGACAAAAAGAAGCATAAGGCCTTATTGAAGAAGCTTGGGATTACGCATGTAAAGGGACGAGGCGCGACTTATGCAGAGCGTGCAGATGAACTCTATTTAACGCCAGAACTTTATAATCTGAAGAAGGACCCAAAAGAAGAAAGAGATTTAGCACAGGCTAATCCAGAAAAATTACAAGAGATGATAAAGCACTACAAAGCGTGGGAAGCGACAATTCCAAAATGGCGCGAGTGA